In one Raphanus sativus cultivar WK10039 unplaced genomic scaffold, ASM80110v3 Scaffold1270, whole genome shotgun sequence genomic region, the following are encoded:
- the LOC108819226 gene encoding photosystem I reaction center subunit psaK, chloroplastic: MASTVMTTLPQFNGLRASKISAAPVQGLATVVPMRRKGNGALGAKCDFIGSSTNLIMVTSTTLMLFAGRFGLAPSANRKATAGLKLEARDSGLQTGDPAGFTLADTLACGTVGHIIGVGVVLGLKNIGAI, from the exons ATGGCGAGCACTGTGATGACTACACTGCCTCAGTTCAATGGTCTTCGAGCTAGCAAGATCTCTGCAGCTCCAGTGCAAGGCCTG GCAACTGTTGTGCCCATGAGACGCAAGGGGAATGGAGCTTTGGGTGCAAAGTGTGACTTCATTGGTTCATCAACAAATCTG ATAATGGTAACGTCGACGACTCTGATGTTGTTCGCTGGGAGATTCGGACTAGCACCATCAGCCAATAGGAAGGCGACAGCTGGGCTTAAGTTAGAGGCACGTGACTCGGGTCTACAAACGGGTGACCCAGCCGGGTTCACTCTCGCCGACACTTTGGCTTGTGGTACCGTTGGTCATATCATCGGCGTCGGAGTTGTCCTTGGTCTCAAAAACATTGGTGCTATTTAA